The Candidatus Methylomirabilota bacterium genomic sequence CGGGGAAGCTTCTTCTGGCTCGGCGTCGGGCTGCTCCTCACCGTGCTGCCGCTCGCGTTCTGGCTCGTGCGGAACGACCCCGCCGACAGCGGGGTCCGGCCGTACGGCGCGACGGGGCCGGCGCCGACCGCGGCGCAGGCGGCGGCGAGGGAGCGGGCGGAGCGCGTCTCGGTCACGGACGTGCTGCTCGTGCCGCAGTTCTGGCTCCTCATGGCGACCTTCTTCATCTGCGGCTACACCTCCGTCGGGATGGTGCTCACCCACTTCATGCCGCACGCGCTCGAGCACAATTTCACGGAGCTCCAGGCGGGGACCGCGCTCGGCGTGATGGGCGCGATGAACGTGTTCGGGACGATCGGCTCGGGCTGGATCTGCGACCGCTTCGGCCGCCGCGGGCCGCTCGCCTTCTACTACTTCGTGCGCGGCCTCTCGCTCCTGTTCCTGCTCTACGTGTGGAACGCGCCGTCGCTCCACCTCTGGGCGGCGATCTTCGGCCTGAACTACATCTCGACCGTGCCCCCGACGACGACCCTCACCGCGAACATCTTCGGCCGCTACTCGGTCGGTGAGCTGTCGGGCTGGATCTACTTCTCGCACCAGGTCGGCGCGGCGCTCGGCGCCGCGCTCGCGGGCTGGCTCTACGAGTGGACGGGAACCTACTCGATCGCGTTCGTCTCCGCGGCGCTCATGGCGTTCCTCGCCGCGGGCCTGGCGCTGGCGATCCGCGAGCACCCGGTCGGCTCGCGCCGGGTGGGCTCGCCCGCGCCGGCGACCTCCTGAGGGTGGTGCGAGCCGCAGGATGTCGCGGGGCTGGGGCCCCGCCGTCCGAGGCGAGCGTAAGATGAAGGTCGTGCGCTACTTCGAGGACTTCGCGCCGGGCCAG encodes the following:
- a CDS encoding MFS transporter — translated: RGSFFWLGVGLLLTVLPLAFWLVRNDPADSGVRPYGATGPAPTAAQAAARERAERVSVTDVLLVPQFWLLMATFFICGYTSVGMVLTHFMPHALEHNFTELQAGTALGVMGAMNVFGTIGSGWICDRFGRRGPLAFYYFVRGLSLLFLLYVWNAPSLHLWAAIFGLNYISTVPPTTTLTANIFGRYSVGELSGWIYFSHQVGAALGAALAGWLYEWTGTYSIAFVSAALMAFLAAGLALAIREHPVGSRRVGSPAPATS